From the genome of Sediminibacter sp. Hel_I_10:
TCCCGAACTGTTCTAAAACAGAAAGGTTGTCAATATTGATCTGGACGCCCAATGTAGCAGCCTTTTCAATTTCCGCTAAAGAGACACCGTTAGGAGTGAAAATAATTTGCTCAGGCTTAAAACCAGCCTTGAGCCCTAATTGCACTTCTTGTATAGAGACAGTATCCAGGCCAGAACCCAGTTGGTTGAATAATTTTAATACCGAAATATTAGACAGGGCCTTCACCGCGTAATTCAACTTCAACTGTTTCACCTTATCAAATGCAGAGGTTAAACGTTTATACTGAAATTTGATTTTTTCAGCATCATAAACATAAACAGGACTTCCAAAGTCTTTTGCAATTTGTAATAAGGTGTTTTGTTCCATTTCTTTAAATTTAAATTAAGGCGCAAAATTAAGTGCTTTTTTTAAGCAAACTGATAAGAAATCCTTAAAAATTAAGCGTTTTATTGTTGAAGTTCTTACTCTCATTAAACTCAATGGAAATTTATTGGTAAAAACTTTTAGTATGTTTATTTTTGTTGCTCATTCACTACTTCGGAAACTTTACCGGAGTACAACCATATTAATCTTAAAAACAAATGAATCTACACGAATATCAAGGTAAAGACATATTGGCAAGTTTTGGCGTGCGCATTCAACGCGGTATCGTTGCACAAAATGCTCATGAAGCGGTAGCAGCTGCAAAGCAGTTAACTTCTGAAACAGGCACAAGCTGGCACGTTTTAAAAGCACAAGTACATGCTGGAGGACGCGGTAAAGGCGGCGGCGTTAAATTGGCAAAAAACTTGACAGAAGTAGAAAAAATTGCTGGAGAGATTATCGGGATGAATTTGGTAACGCCTCAAACATCTGCAGAAGGTAAAAAAGTACACCAAATTTTAGTAGCAGAAGATGTCTATTATCCTGGTGATAGTGAGCCAAATGAATACTATATGTCTGTGCTCTTAAATCGTGCAACAGGAAAAAACATGATCATGTATTCTACCGAAGGTGGTATGGATATTGAGACGGTTGCTGAAGAGACACCACATTTGATCTTTCATGAGGAAATAGATCCTTCTGTAGGTCTTATGCCATTTCAAGCACGTCGTATTGCCTTTAATTTAGGGCTTTCTGGTGCTGGATTTAAAGACATGACCAAATTTGTACATGCGCTTTATACCGCTTATGATAAATCAGACGCTTCTTTATTTGAAATCAACCCGGTTTTAAAAACAAGTGATGATAAAATTTTAGCCGTAGATGCTAAAGTTACCATTGATGATAACGCATTATTCCGTCATAAAGATTACACCAATCTACGTGACTTACGTGAAGAAAACCCAATTGAGGTTGAAGCCAAAGAAGTTGGACTTAACTATGTAGACCTAGACGGAAACGTGGGTTGTATGGTAAACGGAGCGGGTCTTGCAATGGCAACAATGGATTTGATCAAGCAAGCCGGTGGTGAGCCAGCTAACTTCTTGGATGTTGGTGGTACTGCCGATGCAGCAAGAGTAGAGGCGGCCTTTAAGCTTATTTTGAAAGATCCTGCAGTTAAAGCGATTTTGATTAACATCTTTGGAGGTATTGTTCGTTGTGATCGTGTTGCCCAAGGCGTTATTGATGCTTATAAAAACATGGGAACTATTGAGGTGCCAATCATTGTGCGTCTTCAAGGAACCAATGCAGATATCGCTAAAGAATTGATTGACAACTCTGGATTTGATGTCATGAGTGCAACAGAATTTCAAGAAGCAGCAGATAAAGTTCAGCAAGTGCTAGCTTAATACTGTAATTAAATACATACATTAAGACCTGTCAGATTTTCAATATCTGGCAGGTCTTTTTATTTGCCTTATTGTTTTCAATTTTTAAGCGTTCTTTACACTATGGATTTCATTTTTAATAACGTTACCTCACACTCGATTTCTTAAATGAAATCTAACTAGAAATACATTTAGCTAGCTTGATATCTTGTCCTGAATAGTAAGGTGCTTATCAATTAATCTCAAAAAGCGTCACTTTAATACATACATGATTATTATTAAGAACGTATATGTATAATAATTAGTACCTTACCTTCAAATTTGAGACTTATGAGAATGTGCTTCTACCTAATACTGTCTTTTTTTCTATACAATGTTCACGCACAAGAACCAGTCAAAATAGATTCCTTAAAACTTGAATTGTCAGGTTCTAAGACAGATTTACAACGATATGAAAATCTCAATCTCATCATTAGGTATTATCTCACAAAGAGTATGGACTCTGCAAAGGTCTACAATAATAAAGTTTTGGCAATCGCACAGAGAACAAAAGATAATGAGCTTGCCATAAATGCTTATAACCTAGGATCTACATATTATTATTATAACTCCCAAACCGATAGTTGTCTTTTACTCGTAAAAAAAGCACTGAAATTGGTGCAGTTATCTGGTGATCATAAGATGACTTCAGATGTGTATCGCAAACTAGCTATTTTGAGTAGAGCAGTTCCAGACTTTGAAGCTTATGAGGTCTATGGCAAATTGGCATTGGAGGAGGCAAAATTATCGGGTGATGCAGAGGTTTTATCATCTGCTCTTGTTGTTAATGGAAATATTCATTTCAATAAAAATGATTATTCTAATGCGCTCAAATACTATTTAAAAATCGATTCCCTCCATACGGTAAACCAAAGTAAAAGTTCTAACCTCACGTTTGCATACGAAAATATCGCACTTATTTACACAGAGTTAAAAAATGATAAAGCACTTAAATATCTTGATAAAAGTATGTTGGTTCATAAGGAGCTTAATGATGAAGCGGGTTTTAATAATTCTATTAGACTAAAGGCTAGTTACTATAGTAATAAAAAAGATTACAAGGCTGCTATTGAGAACCTTGAAAAGGTATTACCTTTTTATGAATCGTTTGGGATGCCGAATAAATTAGTTGAAATTTACAGTGAACTGGCTCTCTGTTTCACGTATGAAGATCAATTAAAAGAGGCAAAATTCTATTTGGATAAAGGAATCGAAATTTCCAAAACCGAAGGATTTAATAGGTTCGGCACCAATGCCATTCAATTTAGTGCTGGTGTCTATTTTTTAAAACTGAAGGATTATAAAATGGCCATTTCTTTTTTTGAGGAGGCATTATCTACAGCGCCTTCACAAGGTACTGATTACTATCTTAGGGAGAGAAAAGAAATTTCCGAAGGCCTTAAAACAGCTTATGCAGGTCTCAAAGATTATGAAAATGCTTTTAAAGCAAATGAGAGACTCCTCATTTTAAATGATAGCTTAAATTTATTAAATAGCGAAAAGTTAACTACTGAAATTGACGCTAAATATCAAACCGAGAAAAAGGAACAGGAAATAGCTCTTTTGAGATCACAAAGTGAGCTCGAAGCACAAAAGCAAAAGAGTCAGCGTAGTGTCTTGCTTGGAGGTATTGCCTTAACATCTTTAGCTGGGATTTTTATTTTCGTTTTGTATAGAAATCGAAGAAAGACCAATGATAAATTGCGGGAATTAGATAGTGCTAAATCTCGTTTTTTTGAAAATATTTCTCATGAGTTTAGAACACCACTCTCCTTAATTCAAGGGCCAATCGATGATCAATTGGAGAAAGAACAATTAGGCACACAAGAAAAGGCCAATCTTAAAATTGCCAAGAAAAATGCGATAAGACTTTTAACCTTGGTTGATCAAATTTTAGATCTTTCAAAACTAGAATCAGGTCAATTTAAACTAAACGTACAGGACAATAATTTAAAAACGTTTCTCGATGCACTCTTGTCTTCTTTTTCCTATCAAGCAGAAAAACATCAGCAAAGCTTCAACTATAAATCATCTATATCCAATGCGCATTTTTGGTTTGATGCCGATGTTTTGGAGAAAATTATTTGCAATCTTATTTCTAACGCTATTAAGTACAGCCCCATTAAGGCCGAGATAGAAATCGATCTTAATGTTTCTGAGGAAAAACAATTAGAATTTAGTATTCAGAATTCTGGCATTCAACTTACAGAAACAGAATTGAATCATATTTTTAGCCGCTTTTACAGTACTGCGGAAAACGGAAATGCTGTGGGCACTGGCATTGGTTTAGCGCTTACAAAAGAATTGGTAGAACGCCATAAAGGCACTATCGCAGCCACGAGTACAAAAGAGAATGTAAGGTTTGTATTTAAGATTCCTGTATACGAAAATGCTTTTTTAGCCGAAGAAATCGTCTCACAGCCTACTGCTTTAGATACAAGTTTTGAGAATTTTAGAATGCAACAGCGAAATGATGTAGAAGAACATGTCGTTAATGAAGCGATTTTTCAGCAAAAAAATGAGCAATCAGAACACACTGAAGATTTAGATCAACCCATCTTGCTCATCGTTGATGATAATGAAGATCTAAGAACCTACATCAAATCAATTTTTGAGCAGCGTTTTCAAGTAATAACTGCATCTGACGGATTTGAAGGTTTGAAGGTCGCTTTGGCAAAGGTGCCAGACCTGATTATTACCGATTTAATGATGCCCAACGAGGACGGTTTAAAATTTACCGAAAAATGCAAGATCAATCCTATAACATCCCATATCCCTGTGGTGATGTTGACTGCTAAGGCTGGCGATGAAAACACATTGATAGGTCTCGAGACGGGTGCAGACGCATATCTTACAAAACCGTTTAATACCAAAATATTAAAAGCTACGGTAGATAATTTACTCGAAAATCGTAAAAAACTTCAAGATCGGTTTAGCCAAGAGGTCATATTAATGCCCAAAGATATTGCCATCAACTCAGTAGATGAACAATTTATTACAAACTTACAAACGGTTCTTGATGAACAATTGGTAGAATCAGATTTTAATGCCGAAAGTTTTGCAAAAGCGCTTCATATGAGCAGAATGCAGCTGCACCGAAAATTAAAAGCAGTTACAGGTAAAACCGCTACAGAGTTTATAAGATTTCAACGCCTTAAGCTCGCTGCCTCCTTACTGAAAAAATCTGATGCCAATATTTCTGAGATTGGATATTCGGTAGGTTTCAATAACCACTCTTATTTCACCAAATGTTTTAAGGAGCATTATGGAGTTTCACCTACAGATTTTTCTAAATCTTCTTAAAAGGTTTTCAAATAATTCTCTATTAGTTATTCTTCAAGTTATTATATGATTTTTCATGTAATTACATTGAATACATATGTCTATTTAAAATCGAAATAGAACATATTATTTATAATCTTAAAAATGAATCTTCGATTGTTCTTGTCTCGAGACAAAACATAAAATTTACTATTTCAAAACGCAGTCAATTACCTTCGTTGGTTCTAGTTATCATCTTAAATAACAAATAATTATCTACGCACAACCCCCCGTATACAGTAGCTTGTTACATATCATCAAGCCTTTGTTACATAGTTGATAGCTAGAATGATGCTTTCCTGATTTCTTTGTTCTAGCAACAATATTCCAGTTCTATAGAATGGCAATTTTTGATGAAAAGAAAAAAACGCATCCTACAAGGCACACTCCCTAAAATGCCAAGTCGCATCATTTTTTTAAATACGCGTCATCTTGAACCTGGAATATATGAACTCAAAATTGTAAACCAAAACGAATTAATCCAATCCATTCAATTCTTGAAAAAATGAAAAAACTCACATGTTTACCAATCCTATTTTTGACAGCACTATTGTTTAGCTGTGATGCCGATGATGACACAACAAGCGATGATCCCGTCAATACATTAACCTTGGAACTAACAGAGCATACCCAACAAGACCAAATAGGAGACTTTGCCGAGAATGCCATGGTCGAATTTAACGGATACGTTTGGTCAACGGGCGGTTACAACGCCTATAGTGGCGGAGAAAGAATTAGCGAAGTTTGGAGAAGTGCCAATGGTATCGCCTGGGAGTCTGTAACCTACGATCAATTTGAGGCACGATCTAACCATACGCTTACCGTTTTTGATGGGAAGATGTGGTTAATTGGTGGCATAGACAATACAAATACGTTTTTAGAGGATGTTTGGTATTCCAGTGATGGGGAAACTTGGGTTTTGGCAACCGATTCACCAGCATATTTGGCGGCCTCCTATCACAGCGTTGTTGTGTTTAACAACAGGCTCTATCTCATCAAAGATGGTGTTAGTGCGACAGTGGTTTGGTCTTCTGCAGATGGTGTGCTTTGGGAAGAGGAAACGAGTAATGCATTTCCATCCAGGGAAGATTTTGAAGCTGTCGTATTCAACAACGAACTTTATGTTTTAGGTGGTTTTCACACCAGTACCAAATTTAATGAGATTTGGAAAAGTAGCGATGGTATATCATGGTCACAAGTAGCAACCAATACGGTTTTTTCTCCCCGTAACTCCCATACTGCCACTGTTTATGAAGGAAAGGTATTTGTTGCCGGTGGGATCAATAACGCTCCAATAGGTGAATTATGGTATAGCGAGGATATGGTCAACTGGTTTGAATATACACCGCTCACATCCACAATCGGCCTTTATGATCATGCTGCTCTAAATTATGCTGGTGAAATCTACTTGTGGGGTGGTCGCGAGGGTAGTTTGGGAGGCTCATGGCCGCTTACCGGGAAAATAAGAAGTATTAATCAAATAACACCGTGATTATGAAAATGTCTATTCAACGACTAACGCTGTTAGTTCTTCTAGTTATTATAACAGCTTGCAACAAGGATTCTGATACTGATGCTGTTAATACAATAACAGACGTTTACGTCGCAGGATTTGATGACAATGGATTAAGAACAGTTGCAACACTTTGGAAAAACGGTGTAGGAACGCCACTTACAGATGGTACCAACTATTCTGAAGCTACTTCTGTATTTGTTGCGGGTACCGATATCTATGTCGCAGGTTACGAATATAATGGAACAAATGAAGTGGCTAAACTATGGAAAAATGGTATAGAAATTTCTTTGACCGATGGGTCAAATAATGCATTGGCCAATTCAATTTATGTTTCTGATGGCGATGTGTATGTCGCCGGAAGTGAGTCCAGTAATGCCAAATTGTGGAGAAATGGTATCGAAATTCCTTTGACCGATGGTACTAATCGGTCATTTGCCCATTCAGTTTATGTTTCTGGTGATGACGTCTATGTAGCTGGATTTGAAACGCAAAATTCTGTAGATATAGCTAAAATTTGGAAAAATGGTATTGCTATGCCATTAACAGATGGACTTCATCACGCTGAAGCATTGTCTGTATTTGTATGGGACAATGATGTATATGCTACAGGATACGAATCTAATGGCACATTTAAAGTCGCCAAAACATGGAATAATGGGATAGAAATCCCTTTGACCGATGGGATCAATAATGCAATTGCCTCTTCGGTTTATGTTTTGGGAACAGCTTTTTATGTCGTTGGATATGAAAGAGAAAGTGGTGTTGATGTCCCTAGATTATGGCTAAATGGAATGGAAACGTTCGTCTCTGATGATACAAGTTCTTTAAGATACAAGGCGGTTTATGTTTTGGACAACGATGTGTATATCATTGGAACTGAAGATGCAAATTCCAGACAAAATGTAAAATTATGGTTCAATGGTACTGAGTCCTCCTTAACACAGAATTCTTCGTATGCAACTGTAAATAGTGTGTTTGTAGTAAAAAATTAAGTAACTGTTCTTCTATACATACTACGGTATTAAAAATTGAAATAAAGCAAAAAATAATGAAAAATATACAAATTAAATCAGCACTAATATTACTCATTATTACCCTTTTTGGATGTGGTAAAAATGATGATGATGGTTCATCCAATTTGGCGCCAGAAGCC
Proteins encoded in this window:
- the sucC gene encoding ADP-forming succinate--CoA ligase subunit beta, which codes for MNLHEYQGKDILASFGVRIQRGIVAQNAHEAVAAAKQLTSETGTSWHVLKAQVHAGGRGKGGGVKLAKNLTEVEKIAGEIIGMNLVTPQTSAEGKKVHQILVAEDVYYPGDSEPNEYYMSVLLNRATGKNMIMYSTEGGMDIETVAEETPHLIFHEEIDPSVGLMPFQARRIAFNLGLSGAGFKDMTKFVHALYTAYDKSDASLFEINPVLKTSDDKILAVDAKVTIDDNALFRHKDYTNLRDLREENPIEVEAKEVGLNYVDLDGNVGCMVNGAGLAMATMDLIKQAGGEPANFLDVGGTADAARVEAAFKLILKDPAVKAILINIFGGIVRCDRVAQGVIDAYKNMGTIEVPIIVRLQGTNADIAKELIDNSGFDVMSATEFQEAADKVQQVLA
- a CDS encoding response regulator, with translation MSGSKTDLQRYENLNLIIRYYLTKSMDSAKVYNNKVLAIAQRTKDNELAINAYNLGSTYYYYNSQTDSCLLLVKKALKLVQLSGDHKMTSDVYRKLAILSRAVPDFEAYEVYGKLALEEAKLSGDAEVLSSALVVNGNIHFNKNDYSNALKYYLKIDSLHTVNQSKSSNLTFAYENIALIYTELKNDKALKYLDKSMLVHKELNDEAGFNNSIRLKASYYSNKKDYKAAIENLEKVLPFYESFGMPNKLVEIYSELALCFTYEDQLKEAKFYLDKGIEISKTEGFNRFGTNAIQFSAGVYFLKLKDYKMAISFFEEALSTAPSQGTDYYLRERKEISEGLKTAYAGLKDYENAFKANERLLILNDSLNLLNSEKLTTEIDAKYQTEKKEQEIALLRSQSELEAQKQKSQRSVLLGGIALTSLAGIFIFVLYRNRRKTNDKLRELDSAKSRFFENISHEFRTPLSLIQGPIDDQLEKEQLGTQEKANLKIAKKNAIRLLTLVDQILDLSKLESGQFKLNVQDNNLKTFLDALLSSFSYQAEKHQQSFNYKSSISNAHFWFDADVLEKIICNLISNAIKYSPIKAEIEIDLNVSEEKQLEFSIQNSGIQLTETELNHIFSRFYSTAENGNAVGTGIGLALTKELVERHKGTIAATSTKENVRFVFKIPVYENAFLAEEIVSQPTALDTSFENFRMQQRNDVEEHVVNEAIFQQKNEQSEHTEDLDQPILLIVDDNEDLRTYIKSIFEQRFQVITASDGFEGLKVALAKVPDLIITDLMMPNEDGLKFTEKCKINPITSHIPVVMLTAKAGDENTLIGLETGADAYLTKPFNTKILKATVDNLLENRKKLQDRFSQEVILMPKDIAINSVDEQFITNLQTVLDEQLVESDFNAESFAKALHMSRMQLHRKLKAVTGKTATEFIRFQRLKLAASLLKKSDANISEIGYSVGFNNHSYFTKCFKEHYGVSPTDFSKSS
- a CDS encoding kelch repeat-containing protein, which encodes MKKLTCLPILFLTALLFSCDADDDTTSDDPVNTLTLELTEHTQQDQIGDFAENAMVEFNGYVWSTGGYNAYSGGERISEVWRSANGIAWESVTYDQFEARSNHTLTVFDGKMWLIGGIDNTNTFLEDVWYSSDGETWVLATDSPAYLAASYHSVVVFNNRLYLIKDGVSATVVWSSADGVLWEEETSNAFPSREDFEAVVFNNELYVLGGFHTSTKFNEIWKSSDGISWSQVATNTVFSPRNSHTATVYEGKVFVAGGINNAPIGELWYSEDMVNWFEYTPLTSTIGLYDHAALNYAGEIYLWGGREGSLGGSWPLTGKIRSINQITP